A genomic stretch from Frigoribacterium sp. PvP032 includes:
- the hisS gene encoding histidine--tRNA ligase, translated as MPSHVTPPRGMRDFLPADKRRRERVLSVVREVYRAHGFDEIETPVVESSEYLFSGLGGDNEKQVFAVLRRGLDDEALRAAASPLELADLGLRFDLTVPLARFYASHRAELPTVFRSVQIAPVWRAEKPQKGRYRQFVQCDIDILGEAGQLAEIELISATTAVLAALGLEGTTIRVNDRRVLLGVLSHWGVPTELHDRALLEIDKLDKIGVEGVAAQLASIGVDVPGIADQLAQLGDATWDSATASPPPAWLDQEAFGDLLALRAALPEVDLVLDPTLVRGMGYYTGTIFEVAHPDFSYSLGGGGRYDGMIGRFLGTDVPAAGFSLGFERIVDLVELDDADDDGLVVLHDKAVAPVELLALQRALVSRGEARVRLQKRAKNVGGQLDALAAAGFRRFVAVRGGEALDDLEVRPLG; from the coding sequence ATGCCGTCACACGTGACCCCGCCGCGCGGGATGAGAGACTTCCTGCCCGCCGACAAGCGCCGCCGTGAGCGGGTCCTCTCCGTCGTCCGCGAGGTCTACCGGGCGCACGGCTTCGACGAGATCGAGACGCCGGTCGTCGAGTCGAGCGAGTACCTCTTCTCGGGCCTCGGCGGCGACAACGAGAAGCAGGTCTTCGCCGTGCTGCGTCGCGGTCTCGACGACGAGGCGCTGCGGGCGGCCGCGTCCCCGCTCGAGCTCGCCGACCTCGGTCTCCGGTTCGACCTCACGGTGCCCCTCGCGCGCTTCTACGCCTCGCACCGAGCCGAGCTGCCGACGGTCTTCCGCAGCGTCCAGATCGCGCCGGTCTGGCGCGCGGAGAAGCCGCAGAAGGGGCGCTACCGGCAGTTCGTGCAGTGCGACATCGACATCCTGGGCGAGGCGGGCCAGCTGGCCGAGATCGAGCTGATCTCCGCGACCACGGCCGTGCTCGCCGCGCTCGGCCTCGAGGGCACCACCATCCGGGTCAACGACCGGCGTGTGCTGCTCGGCGTTCTCTCGCACTGGGGCGTGCCGACCGAGCTGCACGACCGTGCGCTGCTCGAGATCGACAAGCTCGACAAGATCGGCGTCGAGGGCGTCGCCGCCCAGCTCGCCTCGATCGGCGTGGACGTCCCGGGGATCGCCGACCAGCTCGCCCAGCTCGGCGACGCGACCTGGGACTCGGCGACCGCCTCCCCGCCTCCTGCGTGGCTCGACCAGGAGGCGTTCGGCGACCTGCTCGCCCTCCGTGCGGCCCTGCCCGAGGTCGACCTCGTCCTCGACCCGACCCTGGTGCGCGGAATGGGCTACTACACGGGCACCATCTTCGAGGTCGCCCACCCCGACTTCTCGTACTCGCTCGGCGGGGGCGGTCGCTACGACGGGATGATCGGGCGGTTCCTCGGCACCGACGTGCCGGCGGCCGGCTTCTCCCTCGGCTTCGAGCGGATCGTCGACCTCGTCGAGCTCGACGACGCCGACGACGACGGCCTCGTCGTCCTCCACGACAAGGCGGTCGCCCCGGTCGAGCTGCTGGCCCTGCAGAGGGCGCTGGTGTCCCGAGGGGAGGCGCGGGTCCGGCTGCAGAAGCGGGCCAAGAACGTCGGGGGCCAGCTCGATGCCCTCGCGGCCGCCGGGTTCCGGCGCTTCGTCGCGGTGCGCGGGGGAGAGGCCCTGGACGACCTCGAGGTGCGGCCCCTGGGCTGA
- a CDS encoding TetR/AcrR family transcriptional regulator: MPRKPDPSRKPELLGQIVEHLRGRSLATMSFRTLADALGVSTYVFVYHFGNRAELVAEIVRAVVARDDDLLAVDVEPLDPAAFEAHLATAWATAVSDRGRDLRRLETEAALLEVVAGDEQGAARRAPERWRAHLAPWLTGRGVPPANAERAARELVAVSWAAQLDAVLSGDVHQASELAASARARFVALAQR, encoded by the coding sequence ATGCCTCGCAAGCCGGATCCCTCTCGCAAGCCCGAGCTGCTCGGCCAGATCGTCGAGCACCTCAGGGGCAGATCGCTCGCGACGATGTCCTTCCGCACCCTCGCCGACGCCCTCGGGGTCAGCACGTACGTCTTCGTGTACCACTTCGGCAACCGGGCGGAGCTCGTGGCCGAGATCGTCCGGGCGGTCGTGGCCCGTGACGACGACCTCCTGGCCGTCGACGTCGAGCCGCTCGACCCTGCGGCGTTCGAGGCGCACCTGGCGACCGCCTGGGCGACTGCGGTCAGCGACCGTGGTCGTGATCTCCGTCGCCTCGAGACGGAGGCGGCGCTGCTCGAGGTGGTGGCCGGCGACGAGCAGGGGGCGGCCCGCCGGGCCCCCGAGCGCTGGCGGGCCCATCTCGCCCCGTGGCTCACGGGCAGGGGCGTCCCGCCTGCGAATGCTGAACGGGCGGCTCGGGAGCTCGTGGCCGTGTCGTGGGCTGCGCAGCTCGACGCCGTGCTGTCGGGTGACGTCCATCAGGCGTCCGAGCTGGCGGCATCGGCTCGTGCGCGCTTCGTCGCGCTCGCGCAGCGCTGA